In Gammaproteobacteria bacterium, the genomic window GTCGGGACAGGTTCGCGAGTCGGCAAATGGCCGTATTATTTCCTACGGCACCTCGAGCTACGGCTATGATGTGCGTTGCGCCAGCGAATTCAAGATTTTTACCAATATCAACTCTGCGATAGTCGATCCGAAGAACTTTGACGATGAAAGTTTCGTCGATATACAGTCCGACGTCTGTATTATTCCACCGAATTCGTTCGCGCTGGCGCGTACCGTCGAATATTTCCGCATACCACGCAGCGTGCTGACCATCTGCCTGGGAAAATCAACATACGCGCGCTGCGGCATCATTGTTAACGTAACCCCGTTGGAGCCTGAATGGGAGGGACATGTGACGCTCGAATTTTCCAATACCACCCCGTTGCCGGCGAAGATCTATGCCAACGAGGGTGTGGCACAGATGCTGTTCTACGAATCAGACGAGGTCTGTGAAATTTCTTACAAGGATCGCGGCGGCAAGTACCAGGGACAAAAAGGCGTTACGCTGCCCAAAGCTTGAAACACCCTTATGCCGGGTCCAGCCGTGGGATGACAATACATAAACTTACTTGAGGTCGATGATTTTCCAGTCGCGGGATTCGGCGATTGCCTTTAATTCGTTATCCGGGTGAACGGCGATCGGATTATCCACCTGCTCGAGCAGCGCCAGGTCGTTGATCGAGTCGCTATAAAAGAAACTGCCCGCGAGGTCGTGATCGGTACTGGTCAGCCATTCGCGTAACACGGTGACCTTGCCTTCCCGGTAGGTTGGCGTACCGAGATAGCGGCCGGTATAGCGCTTAGCGACAATTTCGGGTTCGGTCGAAAGAATCGTCGGTACCTGCAGCAATGCCGCGATCGGTTCGGTGACGAACAGGTTGGTTGCACTGATAATGAGCAATTCGTGGTTTTGCTGGCGATGCTGATCGAGAAGCGCGGCCGCGCCGGGTACGATTATCGGTTTTATCCAGTTTTCAACGTAATCGGCTCTCCAGGCATGCAGTTCATCGAGGGTATAACGCGTGAGCGGCGCCAGTGCAAACTCGAGATAGGTATCGTTATCGAGCTCTCCGCGCTGGTAATCCTCGTAAAAAACCAGGTTTCGCTGGCGATATTCCTGTTCATCGACAATCTGCTTCTCGACCATGTATTCGCCCCACAGGTAGTCGCTATCACCTGCTAGTAGCGTGTGGTCCAGGTCGAATATAGCGAGTGTCATGGATTGCTTCCTGTGTATTGGCTTGATGGGTTCTCGACGTCTATGTCAGAATGAGCGGCCAAGATTCTAAACGATTTATGGCAAGCAGCGAAATGATTGACGCAGATGGCTACCGTGCAAATGTCGGAATCATATTGTGCAATAGCGCCGCCCAGGTGATGTGGGCGCGTCGTATCGGGCAGGATGCCTGGCAGTTCCCGCAGGGTGGAATCAGCGCCGATGAAGACCCGAGGGATGCGATGTATC contains:
- the dcd gene encoding dCTP deaminase, which translates into the protein MSIKSDRWIRRMAEAEGMIEPFESGQVRESANGRIISYGTSSYGYDVRCASEFKIFTNINSAIVDPKNFDDESFVDIQSDVCIIPPNSFALARTVEYFRIPRSVLTICLGKSTYARCGIIVNVTPLEPEWEGHVTLEFSNTTPLPAKIYANEGVAQMLFYESDEVCEISYKDRGGKYQGQKGVTLPKA
- a CDS encoding HAD-IB family hydrolase — its product is MTLAIFDLDHTLLAGDSDYLWGEYMVEKQIVDEQEYRQRNLVFYEDYQRGELDNDTYLEFALAPLTRYTLDELHAWRADYVENWIKPIIVPGAAALLDQHRQQNHELLIISATNLFVTEPIAALLQVPTILSTEPEIVAKRYTGRYLGTPTYREGKVTVLREWLTSTDHDLAGSFFYSDSINDLALLEQVDNPIAVHPDNELKAIAESRDWKIIDLK
- a CDS encoding RNA pyrophosphohydrolase, whose translation is MIDADGYRANVGIILCNSAAQVMWARRIGQDAWQFPQGGISADEDPRDAMYRELWEETGLKPDHVSVLGATDSWLRYKLPRRLMRRSEPLCIGQKQMWYL